The sequence GATTGCTGAGGCGGGGTAGCCCCGCGGGGTGAAGGTCCGAGGGTCGTCGTCGCGCTCATCGCTCACGGCGCGTCCTCCTGCGCCCGGCGCCTGCATAAGCCCCAGCCCGCCAGCGCGAGGACGAAGCCCGCCGCTACGACGCGGACGGCGTTCCAGACCTGCCAGGGCCCGGAGTAGGCCCGCCACGCTTCCTCGGCCTCCGCCACGCCAAGCGGCGTCTCGACCAGCGCCAGCGCCTCGTTCAGCGGCACATTGGCGGTCATCGTCGGAACCATCGCGCCCAGAACATAGAGGAGGCCGGCCAGGGCGAAGCCGGTTGCGGCCAGCCGCTCCCGGACCTTAAAGGCGGCCAGCGCCGTGAACATCAACAGCACCGGCGTACCGAAGAATACCGGCGCGAAGACCCAGTTGCGCACGCTCGCATTCATGGCCTGCATGGCGGCGATGGCGACATTCGGGTCCGACGCGTCCAGCCCCCACATGGTCGAGCAGATCCAGGCGAAGAAGAATCCAAACATCGCCCCGGAAAACAGGAGCGACAGGAGGGCCAGCGCCTTCATCAATCGGGGCAATACGAAAAACTCCCTGGGCCATCCACCCTCACTAGCAAGTCGCTCAGCGAGACGACTTCCGCCTTCGCGTCCACATACTGTTCGATATCCGCCGCCTTCATCCTCGCCTCAAAAGACCTTCACTAATGTCCTTTACGTGCTGGCGTTTCACCCCTTGCTCCCGAGCGGCCCTGTCCAA comes from Chloroflexota bacterium and encodes:
- a CDS encoding DUF1772 domain-containing protein, translated to MPRLMKALALLSLLFSGAMFGFFFAWICSTMWGLDASDPNVAIAAMQAMNASVRNWVFAPVFFGTPVLLMFTALAAFKVRERLAATGFALAGLLYVLGAMVPTMTANVPLNEALALVETPLGVAEAEEAWRAYSGPWQVWNAVRVVAAGFVLALAGWGLCRRRAQEDAP